One part of the candidate division WOR-3 bacterium genome encodes these proteins:
- a CDS encoding ABC transporter permease: MFYLKLALRNLLRQKRRSVITGITMAGGFALFSISIAWADGSYKGIIEVFTENRLGHIQIHADGYLESPSIYKSVKDAYSIGSVVSEIEGVKSWTPRVFAGGLGMAGDKTTAVQIIGIDPEKESATSNFERKMTEGAYLDNSDSKKVIIGRDLAKIISAEIGDTIVFLSQAADGSIANDQYEIKGMVSTGNPAEDRINCYIIIDDAWDLFYMHGSCHEISILAHSMNDLDKIAAEIESEIPEELETKTWIEFAAHFYKAMQADRAGDRVFRLIIMLVISVGVFNSILMSVLERTREYGLLKALGMKPAGVFKLIYAEFLLLAILSVCAGSLIAAGAISYLSVKGVVIGNGFSYGGMVFKEMKAEFNLRALLEPLFLLFISVTVVTLFPALKASKTDPSVTMRDFG, encoded by the coding sequence ATGTTTTATCTAAAACTCGCCCTGAGAAATCTTCTTCGTCAGAAAAGAAGGTCCGTCATAACCGGGATAACCATGGCCGGGGGATTCGCACTTTTTTCAATTTCAATAGCATGGGCGGACGGTTCTTACAAGGGTATCATAGAGGTTTTCACTGAAAACAGACTGGGGCATATTCAGATTCACGCGGACGGATATCTCGAATCTCCGTCCATCTATAAAAGCGTGAAAGACGCTTATTCGATAGGTTCTGTCGTCTCTGAAATAGAAGGGGTCAAAAGCTGGACGCCGAGAGTTTTTGCCGGAGGACTCGGAATGGCAGGAGATAAAACAACAGCGGTTCAGATAATAGGAATTGATCCTGAAAAAGAATCGGCGACTTCGAATTTCGAAAGAAAAATGACAGAAGGCGCTTACCTCGATAATTCCGACAGTAAAAAAGTCATCATAGGCAGAGACCTGGCAAAAATAATATCGGCAGAAATCGGTGACACGATTGTGTTTCTTTCGCAGGCGGCAGACGGCTCCATAGCGAACGACCAGTACGAAATAAAGGGAATGGTTTCGACGGGAAATCCGGCTGAAGACAGAATAAACTGCTACATAATCATTGATGACGCATGGGACCTGTTTTACATGCACGGCAGTTGTCACGAAATATCAATATTGGCTCACTCGATGAATGACCTGGATAAGATCGCGGCTGAAATAGAATCGGAAATACCTGAAGAACTTGAGACCAAGACCTGGATTGAATTTGCCGCTCATTTTTACAAGGCCATGCAGGCAGACAGGGCAGGAGACAGAGTGTTTCGCCTGATAATAATGCTCGTGATATCAGTCGGCGTCTTTAATTCAATTTTGATGTCGGTCCTTGAAAGAACGAGGGAATACGGATTATTAAAAGCCCTCGGTATGAAACCCGCCGGTGTTTTCAAGCTTATTTACGCCGAGTTTTTACTTCTCGCAATTTTAAGCGTTTGCGCAGGAAGTTTAATCGCTGCAGGAGCCATATCATACTTGTCAGTCAAAGGTGTTGTCATAGGGAACGGATTTTCTTACGGAGGCATGGTTTTCAAAGAGATGAAAGCCGAATTCAATTTGAGAGCATTGCTCGAACCTCTGTTTCTCCTCTTTATTTCTGTCACAGTAGTCACGTTATTCCCCGCCCTGAAAGCTTCCAAAACCGACCCGAGCGTAACGATGAGGGATTTCGGATGA
- a CDS encoding ABC transporter permease yields the protein MKIFSLWLKLAGRNILRNKKRSFLTSLSVGMGLAVLIFTDAFILGFQDYMRISATSIFSGEAQIHAENYLETMQAQDTLFGYRQVVERIKERPEVLYFAPRILSTATVTSASDIKYIYLAGVDPEKERNISVFDDCLVEGVYLSSDNQQDILLGKDLARSLGVDSGDKVVVTVAQPFTGQIYQELFRVSGIFETDMEEINKTVVLVNIERASQILALEGSVHEIAVKFKNSYYAENLENDFFSEFSLDGNKTAGWTELYPDVSAFFDLAKISVGVVALIIFFIVSLGIVNTMFMAIYDRIFEFGVIRAIGAKKSFVFGLIIIETFILCLWSVLLGCVAGFLVTYFFSVTGIDYQGIEYENVLLRTIYPSLNLSQFYKYPLLLLALSLAIAIYPASYASRISLTKAVKKTL from the coding sequence ATGAAGATTTTTTCTCTATGGCTCAAACTTGCCGGAAGAAATATACTGAGGAACAAGAAAAGAAGTTTTTTAACTTCGTTGTCCGTCGGTATGGGTCTTGCCGTTCTTATTTTCACAGACGCCTTTATACTCGGATTTCAGGATTACATGAGAATTTCAGCGACTTCAATATTTTCAGGAGAAGCTCAGATACATGCCGAGAATTATCTCGAGACCATGCAGGCTCAAGACACTTTGTTCGGTTACAGGCAGGTTGTTGAAAGGATAAAAGAGCGCCCGGAAGTTCTGTATTTCGCCCCGAGAATTCTGTCAACCGCAACCGTTACTTCAGCTTCAGACATAAAATACATTTATCTTGCCGGAGTAGATCCTGAAAAAGAAAGAAACATTTCCGTTTTCGACGACTGCCTCGTCGAAGGTGTGTATTTGTCTTCCGACAACCAGCAGGACATTCTATTGGGCAAGGACCTTGCAAGAAGCCTCGGCGTCGATTCCGGAGACAAAGTCGTAGTTACGGTGGCTCAGCCTTTCACGGGTCAGATTTATCAGGAACTTTTCAGGGTTTCAGGCATATTCGAAACGGACATGGAAGAAATAAACAAGACTGTCGTTCTCGTGAATATTGAAAGAGCATCTCAAATACTCGCCCTCGAAGGGAGCGTACACGAGATAGCCGTAAAATTCAAAAACTCATATTACGCAGAGAACCTTGAAAATGATTTTTTCAGCGAATTTTCTTTGGACGGCAACAAGACCGCCGGATGGACGGAATTGTATCCCGACGTGTCGGCGTTTTTTGACCTTGCAAAAATATCTGTCGGAGTAGTTGCGCTGATAATTTTTTTCATAGTCAGTTTGGGAATAGTCAACACTATGTTCATGGCAATTTACGATAGAATATTCGAATTTGGCGTCATCAGAGCCATAGGAGCTAAAAAATCGTTCGTTTTTGGGCTTATCATAATCGAGACTTTTATACTCTGCTTGTGGAGCGTCCTGCTGGGCTGTGTAGCAGGATTTTTAGTCACTTATTTTTTTTCCGTTACAGGTATCGATTATCAGGGCATCGAATATGAAAACGTTCTTTTGAGAACCATTTATCCATCCTTGAATCTGTCGCAATTCTATAAATACCCTTTGCTGCTTTTGGCTCTTTCACTTGCGATAGCAATATATCCGGCGTCTTACGCTTCGCGCATATCTCTCACAAAAGCCGTAAAAAAAACTTTATAA